GCTAGTAGGAAGGACAATTGTTTTCCAGAAAGACTCCTTATTCACAAAGTTTTAATTATAATGCTAGGATTTGAAAGGGCAAAAGGAATGAGCCCACCAATTAATGGAGGTGGTGAGTTTTTAATTCAAAATCAAAGGCTTCCTGCAAAGTTAGCTTAAAACAATGCCTAAAGTCCTCTAGCCCTCAGGCAGAGTGATTCCATGTATTAGAGAGTACATAGAGGCCCATCAGGGCAAATGAAATTAGGTTTAGTCAGTATAAGGATAAGAAAAGCAGTCTTCCTTACAGAATTCTCATAATCtgaatacattaatttttaattcgacagaaaagaaaattcctgtGCTTGAACTCCACAAAGAAACTGTGTCTCAAGGCAAACACAGCCAGGCTCTCAATACAACAGCAAACTACTTGAGTTAGCCCAGGCTTTAAAGATCAAGATGGTAATCGATCAATTAAATTTGCCTCCACAAGCATTTAACTTCTTGGAGCTCTACAAGAAACAGCCAAATCATAAACTGCTCAGCCAAACTGAAACTTCACATGCCTTAACTACTACTAACATAGTAATAATCAAGGAGAAGCAAGCAAACTGTTGTGTATATCTCCAGCCACTTCACTAATAAAGATGAAAGCAGTTGTTGTGGGAATtgttaatatatttattttggacTGATTTTTCTGTTAGCTTGAGTTTAGAAGTCAAAAATTGATGCTTCATGAACAAGGTAGCCAGCATGCTCCTCACAGTAAGAGTATCCATGCATACAAGGTGCCACAGACCTTGTTTCAGCTAAACAGAGCAGGGGACACAGGTGATACTTCTTCCTTATAGAAAAAGATCTCAGAAGTTTTGTGAAGTCTTCAATTATATTAATCATAACTTCTTTATGTGCTGAAAATAAAGCTAGGGAAAAGCAATCTGTGATGCCAAATCCTCGTATCTCTGTAGGTCAGAAGGTTAAGAAGCTGTtgtgctgtgagctgcacaCACCAGCATAAATTGTATGTATCTGCACAAGTGGAGGAGGAAAATAGGGAGAATTGTCTTTGCACAGATGTAGCAAGAAGATCACAACTAGAGAGAAATGGTTCCTAAGAGTAGAAGTAATTAATCTCTGCAAAAGCTTGTCTAATGAAACAGCAAATTCATCACTACTTGATTGCTTTAAATAGAGTGTGTTTTCAAAAGATGAGCTCCATTTCAGCTTCAAAATATTAAACTCCACAGGATTCACTTTCATAATGTGGAAAGTAACTTCCTCCTTGGTAGGAGTTCTTAGATAAAGTTTTGTGGCCTCCTGTCAGGCAAACAGCCAGACAAGGCCATTGTAATGCTACACCCCTCTTCCACCCTCCCAGAATTTAAGCAATATATATTTCATAAGCAGTATAGGAGGGAGAAGTGAAATTACTAGTATTTATCTTGAAGGTGAACTTAAAGCTTCTCTCAGACACTAGCTGTTTCCAGAATCTCAAATATACcttcttaatttttaagaaaactgcCAAACTTTTTTGTTCTAAGCAAACTATTCTTCTttcttgtttcagaaaagaaggaagaaaattccaTCCTAGTAATAACTAAGAGAACGAAACTCACTGTTATTGAAGAAAACTGATATAGTTTTAGCAAGGATACATACAACTCTTTACTataaacagcaaataaattccttttcctttgacGTGTTCCTGTTTCTTTCTCCAGGGGCTGGACCTGAACAGAGAGGGTAATTCCACAAGGCTTCTTGAGATTTTAAAGCAAGTTAGCAGCACTTTGGATTGGGCTGAAACTTTTCAAATTTAGCTAGCAGAGTGGCTGCCAGGAAAATCAGCTCAAACACTGGTCATTCTGGCCTCAGGCCTTGGATATGAGGCTTCCCCAGCTCAGGAGTGCCCTGCCTGGCACTAGCAAGCAGCTTACACTAGAGGGTGGTTTCAATGAGGTGTCTGGCAGATGAATTCTCACCTTCACAACTATCTCTAACGTAAAATAATGCTACTGTCAGTAAGTATGTAGTGCTGTAGCTGCTCAGGAATGCACAGAGCATCTAGTAAGGAAGGAATCCCAGCATGCAAAACACCCTCACTGCCCTTCACCAGATTATGGTTATACTGTCCTTACACCCACACACCAACAATGTGGTGGCATTTGATCAGCACTGACCCCGAGGGTGAAGTGCTACCCCTGGAATCGGTGATGTTCCCAATTGTGTTTCCTTTGTTCTTTGGAAACTTGTCATTTAAATTGCAGTTCAGCCAGGCACTGCTTTGAGATTTGATGGGAAcacaggaaaatgcagcatGATTTACATGTACTAAACTTGCAGGTCTGAAGTATCACCCTAAAATTAGACTCTTGCCAGTGATAATCACCATTcctttttcattatattttcacAAGATTATTTCTATGACAATACTTTTAGGAGGGCTGATatgaaaatgtcaaaatgtaatttcattaCAGAAGATGCGAATGTAGCTAAGGACATGAACTCTTGCAATTACATCTTTGAAAAGGCATACACTGCTGTTATTAATAGAAGCTCAAGCCAATTTGAATTAAATACAAGGGATATTAATTTACATCTACTTAATACCAGGATATAGAGCACATGGGAAACATTGCTTTAACAATGTTTACTTTTTAAGACAAATCAGTTTTGTATAATAAAGCTATCAGTGAtggagagagagatggagagacTGAGTGGGTGATGGTCAGAATCCCATTTTACCGAGGACTAGACATGCTTATATACTATTCTAGGAAGACTAGTAGTTTTTTACAATGATTGGGTTAATCATCacataaacatatatattttgcaACATCTCTTACTTGTAGAAGTTGATTCAATCTTCTTGCCTGTCACCAGTCTGATCCAATCCTCCTGTAATCGTCAAAGTTCTGTTTGTTCTTGCCAAGGCAGCCTGATTATCAAATCTCTTCTGTTAATCAGGTCCAAAGCACATCATAAACCCACTGAAGTATCTGGGCAACTGACAACGTGAAAATCAGACAGACAATGCTTTTTTGAGATTTGATGGGAATCAAATGGAAATtgcaggaaaatgcaggaaaatgtgATTTACATATGTTAAATTTATAGGTCTGAAGAGGGCGTCTGAAAGTGGTCTCTGAACCAAGGTTGTAGTGAGGTAAAGGTTGGTTTCTTCTCCCATATAACAAGTGAGAGGACCAGATGAAATGGCCTTAAGTTTAGAATggatattacaaaaaaaattcttcatggaaaagaaGTCAGGCTTTgaaacaggctgtccagggaagtggtggactCACCATCCCTCCAAGGGTTCAAAAGGTGCATGAATGTGGCAGGTGGGGATATGGTTCAGTGGTGAAAAAGGTGGTACTGGGTTGATagctggactcaatggtctTATGACTCTTgtccaaccttaatgattctatgattccataaaaatgaaagaatctCCTTCCCTATGTGAATACTCAGCTGTGTTTCAAGTAAGCTCCCACATCCTGAACACAGCAAGAACAGTTTTTTATTTACAGACACGCAGTGAGGCCCTAAAACATCTTCCAATAAACCAGCTCGCTGTCAGATTTCAGCAGGATCACTCTCCCAGAGATCCAGCCAGCTCTAGCAACAAGCAGACTCTCCTTGCAGCTGGAGGAGACATTCCCACTCGTGTATGGCGAGCAGCTCTCCCCTATCAGCACGTACTTTAGCCAGCCACAGTGCTCTGCTAAATTCAGTGGTGCCCTCTAAGCCCCAGAAGCACCCACtcactcctgctcctggcagccttGCACActcccagctgtggcagcactgcCATGACAGTGatctgcagaaacatttttcctcttgcttcctGCTCCTCGCATCCCAAGTATGCGTGAAGCTGAAAGAACAGAGTGAGGTCCTGAGTATATTCTGAGATCAAGCAGAAAAACTGGCAAATTAAGGGCATTTTAGCTACACATGGCTAGGTAGATTAGCATTTCTGTCTCATACAGATCCTTTTTGTTTGCAAAAGGATGTTTGTTAGCAAAACCAATTATCTGCATCTATCTAAAGCATACTTTTGAAAAGGATGTTTTTCTATAAAAAACGCCTCAGGTGAcagaaaaatgtcactgaattcaaaataaaagcatgtcTTATCTAACAAGGGATAAGCAAGGAGTGCAAAgtttttcaggggaaaaaattagaaTGCTGAATATAGACAAAATTTAAGATAATTAGAAGCATTTTCATGGACTGGACTTTACAATTTTTCATTACACGAAAACTAGATGTATTTAAAACATGGTATATTGACTACTATAGGGCCAACAGACACTTGAGCATTTATAGCCTGTATGCGCATCACCCAAAAAAGAgtgaatatttcagaaaatcacCACGTGTCAGTCTCAACAGCataattattctgcttttctcaaTTTGtccttcagggtttttttccttcttagcAGAAACAAATAGAATGAATATGCAAACAAAGTAAGAATACTGtgaaatttaataataaaacacCCAAAGGAAATCTGCTAATCTGCTagaaaaaaacatctttacAACAGTAGGATTTCAAGTTTCATTTTGTTCTCTTAGAGCAGACATGAAAatttcacaaacagaaaaaaatgtaggaaagacattttaaagatgAACAAAACTTGTACTAGTAAAACTTAACAtactttatatatttaaaattaacaagGATGTTGTAGCTAAATCAGTAAGCCATGTTTGAAGTTGAAGTTTTCTACTTATCAGAGTGTTGCTGGAACAACATTGTGATTTCAAGCAGCACTGCACAAAGCACTTGGTCACCTCAACAAGACAGCACAGGACTGCCACCTTGtgaacaacaaaaaccaccagaacTGCATTAGCAGGACAAAATTCAGCTGCCCCAGACActataaaatactttaaatatataatactataataaataaataaataaataatctatAAAATACGGACAATATAAAGTCCttattttcaaacagaagtCATCCATCTTATTTATCAACCCTCTAGAAAATtaccagaaaaaatattccagaattGCTTATAGTATAAAAATCTTGCTAATTTTGAACATGAGCATGTGTTGTCAAGGAAGTTATAAGGAATGAAATATAGAATGCTcacaaacagcaggaaatgcaGTTCACAGCATAAAGCATTATCAAACTTCCTATCTTGCTGAATaacaacatatttttaaataaaagaaaaaaaaaagtctgattgTTTGTAATTTTCCCCCCACTTCAAAACAATTCAGCCATGCTGTGACTGTTCAGCTATCTTTATTATTCCAACAGTTACTGAAAAATCATCTTCTttctaagaaaaattaaaactgagcCTTTTTTTCAAAGCAACCGTTATAAAAATGTTAGCTAtgctattttttgttttaccttgAATACTTCAAGAAATTAGTGTGATTTTATTCTAAATTGATAGCTAATAAAATTTAcaagaaattaacattttaaagctgttgtAAGAAATTTCACTGACACCTGCTGAGAATTAACCTAAAGTAAGCAATTATGGTTCTATTGAATGTAGAAGACCTTGGCAACATGAAGTAGGATAAATACAGCCCTTTTTGCATGTCTTTAAGGAAAACAGCTAACAAATTTAAAACAACTacaatggaaatatttcaggggcaaaatacaaaatactaaaatccatttttcaatGGATTTCAACAGTGTTACTGCTACTTGTCAAAATAGGAAATACTGATGGAATTTGGAGACCTTTCTTTATGACCAGTTCTGATACAATATAATGCCTCGGATTTCTGGACTGACTTGGCTAACATTGAATATTACCTGCAAACACCCTCAGGCTCATaggcaaaagggaaaatgtaGCTTTATTCTACAAATACATTCTCCTTTCATACTGTAGTAATTCATCAACTTCCCTctttaaataaacttttatcAACTCAGCCTGCTTTCAAATGAGCAAAGTATATTAAGCatcattttacttttaaattaaaacctgtAAGTATAGGGATAAATTCCATTATAAAATGCCATTTCATAGCACTGGTTAAACAGCCCCAACAGGTCACAGACATCTCTCTATGTGTAATTTTTCTAGCGTCTCCTGGGGTGGAGCTCATTAGAAAGGTATTGTGCTCTAAATTTTGGTAGATGTTTTGCATTCACTTttcacaacaacaacaaaaaaaaccagttttaaaaTTGTACATATTTATACTGGTTCTTTTCACTTGAAACACAGCTGCTACTTCTGTTTAAAACAGGAATCACGAACAGTCTCTCAACAGAGTGTATCATGGATGGCATTTGAAACCAGTAAAAACAGACATGCTGGATAAAACACCTGTTGATTGCAGAGGGATCTTTGCAAGGGAATTCTTTTCTCAAGGGAATTAACACCTGCTCCCCtacataaaaccagaaaaaaaccttggATCTAAGATACAACCTGGAATACTAGACAGCGCTCCATGCCTTTCCACATTACCATTCCAACTCAGCATTTCAGGGCACAAGTGAACTTGTACTTAAGCAGGCAAATGCTCTTTATCTTATGATTTTATTGGCATGGCATACAAAAACAAAATTGGAAGCAGAAGGCACACAAGACTTCGCCTCCCAAATCTGTAACACTGAAATCACAACACAACAACCTGGACCCTGCCAGAGCCACGCTGGATTCTTCAAAAGCAATCCATTTCAGGTTTCTTTTGTCCCTTCAATGTGAAGCAAATAGGGACTGATAGAAAATGGCTTTCCCTATGGTACACATTGACAACAAATCACCAGGCTGGCAAAAGGCCAAGAAGCAAAAAGAGACCTGACAAATATCCTGAATTCAATACAAACACACCTACTCATTGAAGAGTGGCTGGAGGTTTCCTTGGGAGAAACAGGGTTGCATAGGCATTGATCAGAATCTGAGCTCACCACACCCATCATTAGTACAGGGCAGGAATTGGAGCCAGGACAGGGATCTTCGTGGtgtaaaagaaaacactaaCAGTACTGACCTGAGCCTGTAACTCCTCAGAACTGACCTCCTGAGAAACAATTCCTATTCCAAGTGACTTGAGTGGCAATAATATGATGTTTGCACAGATTTGGCTGAAGTTTTATCATTACAGAACAATAATGAATTGAAAGAAGCTACACAGTGCCTGAAGTTTTGGAGACCACTCTCCCCTGCCACATACTGTAGCaatcaaataattttgagaCTTAATAGAAGTGATTTACTTACAGGAACTATTAAAGCCTTCATTTACTCTGATGATAGAGCACACTAGatgcttttaaatatatgtatatacatagaTGTATATATACATTGCATTTCACCTTTGTCAAACAGAATATATACACTCAAGTTCCATTAAGCATGAAAAACACTTCAAAGAATAGTTCAATAATGCCATTAGTACTTCTTGAAGATTACACATCAAAGATCTTTGAAACTCAGTGCAACTCAGAAGTGCACTCAGAGTCGATTTCAGCACAAACCTGTGAGCACAGAACCACAGGACATAAAAGCTCAATTATTTAAGAGGGCTGCAATCCACTGCACGTTGCAGGCTGACATCTGTAAACTACTCCCTTTCCAACAGGTCACATTACCAACTGCCATTTATGTTTTATTGTACAGTAACACTTGTTCCTCCAAAGAAGGTGCACACACATAGCATCCGCTGTGTTTCCTAAATATCAGTTTGAAATAACATGTTCAAAATTCTCTAGTGGTTTAAGAGCCCATTCTGCTTACAAAACTAATGTAAGCATTTACTgacaaaaaaagtaatgaaaattcAGTGAGACGTAAGAGGCTTTGAAAACATTGTACTTTAATCATGGTTTATACTTTGACCAAGCAAACCTAGAAGGGAATGGCCTGATTTGAGGAATAAATATGCATAcagataaataaacaaaaaggtTAAATAGATTGAAATCCTTCTTTTACAAAAGAGAAACCTCTGAAACATAAACTATTTTACCTTCAAGGGCAtgttatataatattttattatcgTGAAAAATGACAGTAAACATCTCCCTTATTTTACATTAGTTACAGAAAGTTATTCTCACATTTCCCCTcatattgaattttaaaattctcataAATTCAATATATGGAGTATCTTCACATTATAACAGATCTTGCATTTGGTTGCAACAATGAGCTTACTTCCCAATTCCAACTCGGGAAAACAGTCCTTACATGATGCAAAACATTGTTTCATTCCAGAGTCCAGTCCTGAAACAGAACTGTGTTTTCCAACAGGTATAAAAGtatcaaaaaaaagaaatcaccacATAAATCTCTGTACTTCATCACTATTTTCCCATTGGAATGTTCTAtttagaaaaagataaaaagttacagcatttacaaaaatataaaaagccaGCTCCAGAAGTTGTCTATATAGAGACAGAAATGGAATATTGAGCCTATATATTAAGAATGGCAAAATAAAGTAACGAAATTCCAGCAATTTTTGAGGAACTGTGACTGCTAATAAACAtacaaaatacattaatatCCAGAATATCGATTTTGATTTTAGTGTATCAGCAAAACTCCAGCCAGCAAATATATAGAAAGGAACTAAGAGGTATTTTACAAGCTCGTGTCTTTGGAACACCTTTCTCCAGACATAAAATGTATAATGTCTGTTGTCTGCCAGTAAATACTTATGGACATAGGTAAATTTCCAGATCAGGAATAAAGAGATGACAGTGACTAAGCTATACTGCACAGGGTGCTTTCGCAATGACAAAAGGAATTTCCTGATTTTAGTGGGGGTCAGTAagtgaggaaatgaaaaaaaaacagtaaaggACAGAAAATAGAACAGCTGAGGAAAGTGCAAACAGGCTTCATGACTACTTCTGTCACCAACAACTATTCCACCGTTGATgaagacaaaaacaaagaagagaGATACTAATATGATGTATGGCCAAGTTAAAGCAGTAAGTGTAACTAAATTTTTGGGTGACAAGAGATATTCAACAAGAAACTGCAGTATTCTGGTCAAATCTGAAAACGATCCTTTCCTGGAAGAaatcttttcatctttctttttctgcaactCAATCTTCCAGGCTTCATTTAGCTTCTCTGCAACAACGTTTCCAGCACAAAAAACTGTCCACACAATATTTGTCTGACGAAACATGAAGCCACAAAATCCAAGGAGAGCAGAAGTTTTATGGTTACCATAAAGGCacattaaataggaaaaaagagtaaaaaatacTGATCCTGGATCCGTATAATAAaggaatgtaaaaaaataaagggtgGGAAATGCTGCAAGAGTTAATGCAGACAAGATTCTCTGGAAACCAGACAAAGCCtaaagaagaagcagaaaaatgtggTTAGACAATgcccaataaaataaaatagtttattaaaagaaaaccagtatAACTCTTGAGAATTCCATGAACACAATATAGCATCTCCTATGATCTTTGTTTCCATTATTGCacaaatgctgtatttttcttaagCTCCTGCTATGTTAATACAGTCACACAATGTTAAAATCCAagtgaaaagcacagaacattactgcagttcattttaaaagatg
The Motacilla alba alba isolate MOTALB_02 chromosome 1A, Motacilla_alba_V1.0_pri, whole genome shotgun sequence genome window above contains:
- the LOC119708501 gene encoding putative Dol-P-Glc:Glc(2)Man(9)GlcNAc(2)-PP-Dol alpha-1,2-glucosyltransferase isoform X1, producing MERAEAYGFSGAMSGAFLLSCLLFAAVSRRQRGPYMDEVFHVPQAQAYCHGRFLQWDPMITTLPGLYLLSVGVVKPAAWLLGWTGSVVCSVGMLRFINLLFSAGNFYLLYLLLFKIHQKNKALSGFQRILSALTLAAFPTLYFFTFLYYTDPGSVFFTLFSYLMCLYGNHKTSALLGFCGFMFRQTNIVWTVFCAGNVVAEKLNEAWKIELQKKKDEKISSRKGSFSDLTRILQFLVEYLLSPKNLVTLTALTWPYIILVSLFFVFVFINGGIVVGDRSSHEACLHFPQLFYFLSFTVFFSFPHLLTPTKIRKFLLSLRKHPVQYSLVTVISLFLIWKFTYVHKYLLADNRHYTFYVWRKVFQRHELVKYLLVPFYIFAGWSFADTLKSKSIFWILMYFVCLLAVTVPQKLLEFRYFILPFLIYRLNIPFLSLYRQLLELAFYIFVNAVTFYLFLNRTFQWENSDEVQRFMW